From the Nodularia sphaerocarpa UHCC 0038 genome, the window CTATATAATTTTTTATCTGGCAATCAACTGTGAAGATTCTAACTACTATATCAGTAGTATCGATAAAAAATATACGTTAGGATGAATTCGTATATTTTAATTAATGCATTTAAATTTAAGTAAGTTGTATTACTGATTTAGTCTAACACTATATGTGAAACAAGTAAGTAGGTAGGTAGGCAGTTTGATCATTTCGTGAAAGATGATATCGAAAATATACCTTCAAGAGGTGATTGACAAATTGATCACGAATGTGGATGTAATCAAATACAGAACCTCACCCCCAACCCCTCTCCTTGTTAAGGAGAGGGGAGACTTTAACGCAGTTTATTCGATTGCGGGAGCTTTTTCATCAAGATTACTGTGCAAGATGACAACATAGTAATTTTAGGTTAGTATGATATTTTTCCAGTATAATTACCTGGCGTGCTAACGTACCCTTAGTTCCCGTATATGAGATAGTTTAAAGGTTTAGTTTAATTTACTACAAAAATTGATCAGTACTGCTGATTAATTAAGATGATTCTTGTTTTGTATCTTCGGGAAAAAACAAGAATCAACCTTTAGTCTTGATCAGAATGCTCAATTCATACAGCAAATATCCCATGCTCAAAAATCTCGTCAACAACATCAAGTATAAAAATCATCAGATAATAAAAAGTGGAACTTTATTGATACCTGTGATTCATTAACGACTTGAGTGCTTCAGTGGTATCGCCCAAAAAGTTTGTTAAATCTATAATACGATGAACGATGAAACTCAAAAAAGAGATTAATAAAAAGGTAAAATCGCCATCGATTTCTATGGTATCAGCAGATGAATATGAGGATTGTGTCAAAGTTGAGCAATCAATTAAGTTATCTGTAGTTACACAGTTTTTTCCCCCAGACTATGCTGCTACCGGACAATTGATTGAGGAACTTGTCAAGGAGTTAGGGACGCAAGGGGTAAGTATTGAGGTTTTTACCAGTCAGCCTGGATATGCTTTTAGCTTAAGTAAGGCTCCATGTTTAGAACGTGTTGATGGGATTAAGATCCAGCGATCGCGTAGCGCTCAACTGTTTCCAGGCAGAATCCGTGGTAAGCTTTTAAATGGAATATTATATACTTTACGTACTTTAGTACATTTATTGAGAGCAGGGGGGCGAAACAATGTACTATTAGTAACTACAGCCCCACCTTTCTTGCCAATTGTGGGTTACTTAGCCAACCTCTTCTTCAAATTGCCCTATGTTTGTATAATATATGATCTTTACCCAGATATTGTGGTCTCGCTGGGTGTAGTGTCTAAGGATCACTGGGTAGCAAAACTTTGGCGGGCCATTAATCAGCGAGTTTGGCTCAAGGCTAAAGGCATTGTAGTTCTCAGTCCTGAGATGAAACAACGGGTTTTAGAACACTGTCCGCAAGTGGCGCATAAAGTTTCTGTGATTCATAGCTGGGCTAACCCGGAATTGATAGTACCCATTCCTAAAGAAGAAAACTGGTTTGCTTGGAAGCACAACTTAGTGAACAAATTCACTGTGCTTTATTCTGGTAATATGGGTCGGTGTCACGATATAGATACTTTATTAAAGGCTGCTATAGAACTGCAAAATGAGCCAGTGCAGTTTGTGTGTATTGGTGGGGGAGCCAAACGCGAAGAATTAATTGCACAAGTCAATGAATTAGGGCTAAATAATTTTACATTTTTACCTTATCAAGATAAAAAAGATTTGCCCTATTCTCTCACCTCTGGCGATTTGTCTTTGGTGAGTATTAACTCAGCCAGTGAAAGTTTAGTTTTACCAAGCAAGCTGTACTCAGCATTAGCAAGCGGGAGGCCATTGGCAGTAGTTTGTTCACCCTACTCAAGCTTAAGACAAATAATTGCCGAAGCCGAATGTGGTGCAGCCTTTGATTATGGTGATGGTCATGGACTGGCTGAATTTATCCGCTTGCTTCAGCGTAACCAACAACTAGGGGAGCAGATGGGTAATGCAGCTTGCCAGTATCTCCAATCTCACTTTACACCTAAAATCATCGCTCAACAATACCTGGATGTTTTGCGTCAGGCGTTGAATATTCAAGAGATTTAAGCTTTTCTTTGCCTCGCCGAGGATGACTTCAAACAAGTTAATGTATAGAAGTTGTCTATCTGTGTTATAAGTTATTCAGGAAAAATAGAGGATAAAAATATAAAAGTAGATTCCTGACTAATTTAGTCTCAGCAGATTATCAATCACATTTTAGGGAAAAAAGTCTTGAAAAACGTTCAATGCTTGCTCTAAATATAGAATGCTAGTTTTTAGGAGTTGGGCTTCGATGGTCTATTGATCTCAGTCCCTCCAAACGTAACCTTCCTATCTTATTTATATTAGGAGGTCGAATTGCAGAGAAGGTGTGACCGAAATCGGAAACGTTCCAAACGTAGAGCTATCTACTGTCCTATTCATGGCTGTTATCTGGATAGCGTGAGTAAAAAATATAGACTTTTTGCTGACCAACCAGGTCAGTTAGAGCAACGGGGCTTAAGTAGACGCGCAGCTTGTTTGTCGATAGCCAATCACACAGCCGTTCCTATACAAGGAGAGTGGTTGGAGGCTTTTTGGTGTGAACAGTGTCAGCAAAAAAAGTGGTATTATGTGCGTCAGTCTGACGATGACATATATAACATTTCCTTAGCTCCCAGAGAATTATGGCAGCAGGTAACAGGGGTGATTGATCCTCATGGTAATCCTTCTGTGGGTGAGTTTACGCGGATGAATGCAAAACAGCTAAGTGGTCATACTGTCAATTCTTTTTATTGTCTATGAATAGTCCAAAAAGTGTTCCGCAGCAAGAGTTAGTAATTGAAGCTGGACGCACAGAGCAACAGTATTGGCAAGATTTATGGCGCTATAGAGAATTATTTTATTTTCTGGCTTGGCGTGACATTTTAGTGAGATATAAGCAAACAGCAATTGGTATTGTTTGGGCATTAATTCGTCCATTCCTGACGATGGTAGTGTTTACAGTTGTATTTGGTCAATTAGCAAAGTTACCATCAGAGGATGCGCCTTATCCTATTCTCGTATTTTCAGCGATGTTACCTTGGCAGTTTTTCGCTAATTCCCTCTCAGAGTGCAGCAATAGTTTAATCGGCAATGCTAATTTGATTTCTAAGGTGTACTTTCCCCGGTTGATAGTGCCGACAAGCGCAGTGGTAGTTAGCTTTGTAGACTTTATGATTTCCGGAATGATTTTGTTGGCGTTAATGGCATGGTATAATTTTATTCCCACTTGGCGAATTTTGACGCTACCGCTATTTATTGGTATCGCCTTTGCTGCTTCCATTGGGGCGGGATTATGGTTAGCTTCTTTGAATGTGCAGTATCGAGATTTCCGGTTTATTGTCCCGTTTATTGTCCAGTTTGGTTTGTATATTTCCCCTGTGGGATTTAGTAGTAGTATTGTTCCTCAAGAATGGAGATTTTTTTACTCATTAAATCCAATTGTCGGGGTAATTGATGGTTTCCGTTGGGCAATATTGGGGGGAGATTCGCATTTATATTTACCAGGGTTTTTGCTGTCTTTGGGATTAGTAGCTTTACTCTTAATTAGTGGTATTTGGTATTTCCGCAAGATGGAAAGAAAGTTTGCCGATGTGATTTAGAATGGCTGATATAATTAAATAGTATTGACTTGGGAAGGTTTTATGTCTGAGTCATCTCTCTACGAAACAGATTTTTTAGCTTGGATAAGTCAGCAGTATTTAGCTTTAAGTCGTCGGGATGTAACAGCTTTAGACTGGGAAAATCTGGCGGAAGAGTTAGATGCTATGGGAATTAGAGAAAAAAATGAGTTTTAACACAGCTTGGTGGTTTTACTAGCTCATTTACTTAAGTGGCAACATCAGCCTGCAAAACGTTCTATAAGCTGGTTTACCACGATTGCTAACCAACGAGATGATTTACAGGATTTACTGGCAGAAAAACCTAGTTTACAGCAATATATTCCAGATATTTTACCCAAAGCTTATCGGAATGCTCGACGGGAAGCATCAGCAGAAACAGGATGAGGTTTAGCTACTTTTTTAGATACTTGTCCTTATAGCATCGCAGAAATATTAAATCCTGAGTTCTTATGTAACACTACAGATGATTTTGCCAAAGCGATGGATAACAAATAAATTTAGAGGGAATTTTCAAAGCTTTGGGAAAATACAGCACATTTGATCTAAGTTAGGTACATAAGGGCGGGCAGGATGCCCACCCCACAGTATTTACAATATTAATATGTGTACTTAATTTACTTCCAAAATGCTGTGTAATTCCCAACTGCACAGAAAAAGTAATATTAAAAACTATTTTGTAATTAAGATTAAAAATGTCTGATACAGTTATTCGCGTTGAGAATCTAAGTAAAAAATACATTATTGGTCATCAACAGCAGGAACGCTATACCGCACTGCGGGATGTGATAGCTAATAAAGTTAAGTCTCTTGGTAGTCTTATTCATCCTAAAGCCAAAGTTGAAAATCCTGCTTTTGAGGATTTTTGGGCTTTGAAGGATGTATCTTTTGAAATTAAGCAGGGGGATAGAGTTGGGATTATTGGCCGCAATGGTGCGGGTAAATCAACACTGTTAAAAATTCTTAGCCGCATTACTGAACCCACTACAGGAAGCATCAAAATTAAAGGCAGAGTTGCAAGTTTGTTGGAGGTGGGTACGGGGTTTCATCCAGAATTGACAGGAAGAGAGAATATATTTCTCAATGGGGCGATTCTGGGGATGGGTAAGGAGGAGATTAAGCGCAAGTTTGATGAAATTGTCGCGTTTGCAGAGGTGGAGAAGTTTTTAGATACGCCGGTGAAGCGGTATTCTTCAGGGATGTATGTGCGGTTGGCGTTTGCGGTGGCGGCGCATTTAGAGTCGGAGATTTTGATTGTGGATGAAGTTTTAGCTGTGGGGGATGCCGCATTTCAGAAGAAGTGTTTAGGAAAAATGGAGGATATATCAGGGGCTGAAGGTAGAACAGTTTTGTTTGTGAGTCATAACATTGCAGCTATCCAAAATCTTTGTAATATGGTCGCATGGCTTAATGGTGGCAAGCTGATAGAAAAAGGAATACCAAAAGAAATTATACCCAGTTATTGCTCTCAAGGTTTCTCTAATAAAATACAACAGACCTGGGAGAATCCTAAAGTAGCACCTGGGAATGAATATGTACGCTTACATCATGTTAAGGTGGAGTCAGAGAAATACAATGAAGAGGAAATAATTAATGTCTCCTCCCCACTCAAAATAAAATTTGAATACTGGAGCTTTTTACCTAATGCAGAACTCAACATAAGTTTTGTCTTATACAATCAGCAAGGTATTTGTGTATTTAATGCTATATCAGATCCTAAGATTTTTTCAGCAGGTTTCGTTTCTGCAATTTGCTACATTCCAGGAAATTTATTAAATAATGGCATCTACAAAATTAGGCTTTTAATAGTTAAAGATACTTCTACCATTTTGTTTTGCATGGATGAAGCTTTGATGTTTGAAGTAAGCGACATCGAAAGACCATTTAATTGGTATGGAGATTGGATTGGTGCTGTTCGTCCTTCGTTTAAATGGGATTTTAAGTTTATTGACTTTAATAAAAGTAATTAAGATGAATAATGTATTTTATATCCAGTAAAAAATATTAATATAAATAACACCAATATAAATTGTCAAATTTGAAGTATTATTGATTGAAAGTGTATTTATTGGCTATGAAAAATAAATTTGTGCATCCTTGGCAAGAATTAAAAGCACGGAAGTCATTGAAAAAATTTTCGCCCCCATATAAACTCAACATTGGCTGTGGAAATGTTACTTTTCCTGGATGGATAAATATAGATATTTCAAAAGTATCAAGTGTTATAGATATTGTATGGGATGCTTCACTAGGGTTACCCTTTCTTGAAAATGATTCTTGTCATTTAATTTACAATGAGCATTTATTAGAACATCTAGAGATTTCATCGGCATCAAAGTTTTTATCTGAATCTTTTCGGGTACTTAAAACTGGAGGTGTTCTGAGAATAGCAATGCCTTGTCTTGAAAATATTGTTCAAAAATACAGTTCAGAACAATGGAGAGATCAGGCATGGTTGAAACTACCTGAGTACCAACATATAAAAACGAAAGCGGAAATGATTAATATAGCTTTTCGTTGGTGGGGACATCGCTGGCTCTATGATAGAGAAGAATTATCTCG encodes:
- a CDS encoding glycosyltransferase family 4 protein, yielding MKLKKEINKKVKSPSISMVSADEYEDCVKVEQSIKLSVVTQFFPPDYAATGQLIEELVKELGTQGVSIEVFTSQPGYAFSLSKAPCLERVDGIKIQRSRSAQLFPGRIRGKLLNGILYTLRTLVHLLRAGGRNNVLLVTTAPPFLPIVGYLANLFFKLPYVCIIYDLYPDIVVSLGVVSKDHWVAKLWRAINQRVWLKAKGIVVLSPEMKQRVLEHCPQVAHKVSVIHSWANPELIVPIPKEENWFAWKHNLVNKFTVLYSGNMGRCHDIDTLLKAAIELQNEPVQFVCIGGGAKREELIAQVNELGLNNFTFLPYQDKKDLPYSLTSGDLSLVSINSASESLVLPSKLYSALASGRPLAVVCSPYSSLRQIIAEAECGAAFDYGDGHGLAEFIRLLQRNQQLGEQMGNAACQYLQSHFTPKIIAQQYLDVLRQALNIQEI
- a CDS encoding ABC transporter permease → MNSPKSVPQQELVIEAGRTEQQYWQDLWRYRELFYFLAWRDILVRYKQTAIGIVWALIRPFLTMVVFTVVFGQLAKLPSEDAPYPILVFSAMLPWQFFANSLSECSNSLIGNANLISKVYFPRLIVPTSAVVVSFVDFMISGMILLALMAWYNFIPTWRILTLPLFIGIAFAASIGAGLWLASLNVQYRDFRFIVPFIVQFGLYISPVGFSSSIVPQEWRFFYSLNPIVGVIDGFRWAILGGDSHLYLPGFLLSLGLVALLLISGIWYFRKMERKFADVI
- a CDS encoding ABC transporter ATP-binding protein, which encodes MSDTVIRVENLSKKYIIGHQQQERYTALRDVIANKVKSLGSLIHPKAKVENPAFEDFWALKDVSFEIKQGDRVGIIGRNGAGKSTLLKILSRITEPTTGSIKIKGRVASLLEVGTGFHPELTGRENIFLNGAILGMGKEEIKRKFDEIVAFAEVEKFLDTPVKRYSSGMYVRLAFAVAAHLESEILIVDEVLAVGDAAFQKKCLGKMEDISGAEGRTVLFVSHNIAAIQNLCNMVAWLNGGKLIEKGIPKEIIPSYCSQGFSNKIQQTWENPKVAPGNEYVRLHHVKVESEKYNEEEIINVSSPLKIKFEYWSFLPNAELNISFVLYNQQGICVFNAISDPKIFSAGFVSAICYIPGNLLNNGIYKIRLLIVKDTSTILFCMDEALMFEVSDIERPFNWYGDWIGAVRPSFKWDFKFIDFNKSN
- a CDS encoding class I SAM-dependent methyltransferase; this translates as MKNKFVHPWQELKARKSLKKFSPPYKLNIGCGNVTFPGWINIDISKVSSVIDIVWDASLGLPFLENDSCHLIYNEHLLEHLEISSASKFLSESFRVLKTGGVLRIAMPCLENIVQKYSSEQWRDQAWLKLPEYQHIKTKAEMINIAFRWWGHRWLYDREELSRRLHEAGFKDTEYFTYGQSNIPELRTLETRQDSLLIVEATK